The DNA region ACGAGCGGGGCAAGGAGGCGGATGGCTTCCACCAGATCCTGCGCCATGTACGAAGGCGGGCTGAGCGGATCACCCGATGGAAGACCGGCAGGCGGAGCATCCAAAGCGAGGACGGAAGCGAGACCTTCCACAACACCTCTGGGACGGAATGCAACGCCGTTCGCGTCGATCCATGTGACGCCCTCGCCTTCCTGCTGCCAGAAGAGGATAGGCTGACGCTCCACGACCGTGACCTGAACCTGATTCGGCAAGGAAACCTTGACTTCCGCTGAAAGCAGTTCGGGATAGCTCAACAACAGGCGCGTGCGAACTTCTTCCGGCTGAATGGTGAAGATGGATTCGCCGCTGACACCAAGCACGCCGTTGATCTCTTCGCGGCTCAAGCGGCTATTACCAAGCACCGTCGCAGCGGGGACATAAAAGTATGGAAGCGACAACACGAGATAGATGCCGACGCCAAGCAAAAGCGCAATGAGCAAGGATGCCATTCTCCAGTTCATGTGGAAGCGCGGCAGGGAAAGCTTCGGCTTGTGCAACTGCATGGAAGGCAGACCCAGCGAGGCGTTGAAGCGGCGGCGCGATTTCTGCTTGGGCGCAACAGCGATCGGAATGGTCGGTGTGCGCGAGGTGACTTTCACCATCGGCTTGAGGGCGCGGGTCTTGGTCTCCAGCAATTCTTTGGTGGAGCGCTCGGCGCGGCGGCGACGGACTTGTTCGGAACGGCTAAGATTACTTTTATTGCTCATGCCATCCTCCGGCGTTCGGTGCGGTCACGCTGGGATTTGCGATCCAGCGCAAGTTCGATCAGACGGTCCACAAGTTCGGTGTAGGTCAAGCCGCTTGCCTGCCACAGTTTCGGATACATGCTGATGGATGTAAACCCGGGAATGGTGTTCAATTCATTCAAGTAAATTTGGTTCGTATCCATTTCAACGAAGAAATCGGCGCGTGCCATACCCGCACAGTCAATGGCTTTGTAAGCGCGGACGGCATACTCGCGGATCTTCCCGGTCACTTCATCCGGCAGTTGCGAAGGGATGACCAAACCCGATGTGCCATCCACATATTTGGATTCATAGGAATAGAATTCACGGCTTGGCAAAATCTCGCCACAGACCGAGGCTTGCGGGTCTTCATTGCCCAGCACACTGACTTCCACTTCGCGGACGTTCCCCGCCCCGCGCTCGATCAACACACGGCGGTCATAGCGGGCGGCGTCCAGCAAGCCTTCGGCGAGGTCGGAG from Anaerolineales bacterium includes:
- a CDS encoding FtsQ-type POTRA domain-containing protein, with protein sequence MSNKSNLSRSEQVRRRRAERSTKELLETKTRALKPMVKVTSRTPTIPIAVAPKQKSRRRFNASLGLPSMQLHKPKLSLPRFHMNWRMASLLIALLLGVGIYLVLSLPYFYVPAATVLGNSRLSREEINGVLGVSGESIFTIQPEEVRTRLLLSYPELLSAEVKVSLPNQVQVTVVERQPILFWQQEGEGVTWIDANGVAFRPRGVVEGLASVLALDAPPAGLPSGDPLSPPSYMAQDLVEAIRLLAPLVPANTTLTYSAADGLGWDDPRGWRVVFGTGAQDMLLKVRIYQSLVDSLVARQITPEFISVVHPHGPYYRMADVDESTEEVIDSGQ